Sequence from the Bacillota bacterium genome:
AAGAAGGCCCGCGGAGATCACGCTCACACCACTCACCTCCGCACCTATATTACACATTGCGGAGCTGGATCCTTCCGCTGCCAGGAGGAACACCGCCCTTCGGAGTAGAATGAATGCCCAGTGCAAATGGGGGAGGAGAGTTCTATCCAGACCAAGACAGAGATTGAACCCACATCTATCACGGTCCTCATGGTCCTGGCATTCGTGTTGCTCTCCATGGTATCCCAAGTATTCGTCACGAGGACTCTCACCGTCCTCACTGCTGCTGACAGCATTGCTGCTTCCCACTCGTGGTTTTCGGATACCGGCTCCGCCCCGTTTGCGCCCCCGGACCTCGCGCGGATCTCGATTTCGACTGTGTTCGACGGGGCACTCTCGCTGCCTGAGCACTGCGAGGAATCGGGGGCATCCGACACATTCAATCAGCCAGACAGGCCCGAATTCGTGAAGGCTCTATACGCGACAGGTTGGACCGCCGGAATTCCCTCCCGCCTTGAGTCGCTAGCGAAGATCATAAGATCCACCGAGCTGAATGCCATGGTGATCGAGATAAAGGATGATACTGGAGCTATAAGCTACGAATCCAGCGTGCCCCTGGCCCGTGAGATCGGGGCAGGGGTGCGGAAGATTCGAGACATAGCGTCCGTGCTTGCATTCCTACAACAGGAGGGAATCTACCCCATAGCCCGCCTCGTGGTGTTCAAAGACCCGAAGCTGGCGCGCTCGAGGACTCAGACGGCGGTCCGTGACAGTCGGGGCGCTATCTTCAACGACTCTCAGGGCCTTGCGTGGACGGACCCGCGAGCGAGGGAAGTTTGGGAGTACAACCTCGAGATCGCCAAGGAGGCTGCCCTGCTGGGGTTCAGGGAGATCCAATTCGATTACGTGCGGTTTCCTGACGACCACGGTCTGACCCGGATAAACAACACTGACTCGAAGGGGCGCACCCGGGCGGACGTAATAGCCGAGTTCCTCGAGTACGCCCGGGCTGAGCTGGAACCCTACGGGGTCGTCGTCACGGCTGACATATTTGGGATCGTCTGCTCCGCCGAGACCGACATGGGAATAGGTCAGGTGCTCGAGAAACTCGCCCCG
This genomic interval carries:
- a CDS encoding putative glycoside hydrolase, with translation MGEESSIQTKTEIEPTSITVLMVLAFVLLSMVSQVFVTRTLTVLTAADSIAASHSWFSDTGSAPFAPPDLARISISTVFDGALSLPEHCEESGASDTFNQPDRPEFVKALYATGWTAGIPSRLESLAKIIRSTELNAMVIEIKDDTGAISYESSVPLAREIGAGVRKIRDIASVLAFLQQEGIYPIARLVVFKDPKLARSRTQTAVRDSRGAIFNDSQGLAWTDPRAREVWEYNLEIAKEAALLGFREIQFDYVRFPDDHGLTRINNTDSKGRTRADVIAEFLEYARAELEPYGVVVTADIFGIVCSAETDMGIGQVLEKLAPHVDYLAPMVYPSHYRRGEYGIPDPNGSPGETVRRSVSRALERLGALGSSARLIPWLQDFSLGRDYGEAEVRAQIDALLDLGIREFMLWNPNNVYTESALESLSETESSHPHPSAEAWLAIEDRTVAPYCANPRVRL